The following proteins are encoded in a genomic region of Rhizobium sp. CCGE531:
- the rlmB gene encoding 23S rRNA (guanosine(2251)-2'-O)-methyltransferase RlmB has translation MSKDKISGRSGPENTADDKSAKDTHYATLRRAHRDAKRERGEIPTPAPQKRKRAGADDWKPPALAPDQVLLYGLHTVRAALGNPERKNIKLSTTQNALVRLEIGPADALGIPVEIVSPQDIDKILGPEAIHQGVMLETRPLPVRRLEALKGSPLLLVLDQVTDPHNVGAIMRSAVAFDAGAVITTQRHSPTESGVLAKSASGALELIPYIQITNLSDALGELHRLGFTTIGLDSEGPAPLEGTFSGDKIALVLGSEGKGLRQKTRETVNALARLDMPGAIKSLNVSNAAAIALYATRSYLKS, from the coding sequence ATGAGCAAAGATAAAATATCCGGCCGCTCCGGCCCTGAAAACACGGCCGACGACAAATCGGCCAAGGACACGCATTACGCCACCCTGCGTCGCGCGCATCGCGACGCCAAGCGCGAACGTGGTGAAATTCCGACCCCGGCACCGCAGAAGCGCAAGCGGGCTGGCGCGGACGATTGGAAGCCGCCGGCGCTCGCGCCAGACCAGGTCCTTCTTTATGGCCTGCACACGGTCCGCGCGGCTCTCGGCAATCCCGAGCGCAAGAACATCAAGCTGTCGACGACGCAGAATGCGCTGGTGCGGCTGGAAATCGGCCCGGCCGACGCACTCGGCATTCCCGTCGAGATCGTCTCGCCGCAGGATATCGACAAGATTCTGGGTCCTGAAGCCATCCACCAGGGCGTGATGCTGGAAACGCGTCCCCTGCCCGTGCGACGCCTCGAAGCACTGAAGGGCAGTCCGTTGTTACTCGTTCTCGATCAGGTGACGGATCCGCACAATGTCGGCGCCATCATGCGCTCGGCCGTGGCCTTCGACGCCGGTGCCGTGATCACGACGCAGCGCCACAGCCCGACCGAATCAGGCGTGCTCGCCAAATCCGCCTCGGGTGCGCTCGAGCTCATACCTTATATACAGATCACCAATCTCTCGGATGCGCTCGGCGAGCTGCATCGGCTCGGCTTCACGACGATCGGTCTTGATTCGGAAGGGCCGGCACCGCTGGAAGGCACGTTCAGCGGCGACAAGATCGCACTCGTTCTCGGTTCCGAGGGCAAGGGGCTGCGTCAAAAGACCCGGGAAACGGTGAATGCACTGGCTCGGCTCGACATGCCGGGCGCCATCAAATCGCTGAATGTCTCGAACGCAGCCGCGATCGCGCTATATGCGACGCGGTCCTATCTCAAATCATAG
- a CDS encoding DUF3597 domain-containing protein produces the protein MGIFDKIKGAIWGEAKAAPAPTQTAATANPTSAPTPAPSSTTAATSPATSAPSAPVDVAAILDAAVKKNGQKLDWKHSIVDLMKALGMDASLSERKELAQELGYTGDAGDSAKMNTFLHKALLKKLADNGGKVPADLLN, from the coding sequence ATGGGTATCTTCGACAAGATCAAGGGTGCAATCTGGGGAGAGGCGAAGGCTGCTCCAGCGCCGACACAGACTGCAGCAACCGCCAATCCGACGAGCGCGCCGACGCCGGCTCCCTCATCGACCACGGCGGCAACATCCCCCGCGACAAGCGCGCCATCCGCTCCGGTGGATGTCGCCGCCATTCTCGACGCTGCCGTCAAGAAGAATGGTCAGAAGCTCGACTGGAAACATTCGATCGTCGATCTGATGAAGGCGCTCGGTATGGATGCGAGCCTTTCCGAGCGCAAGGAACTGGCGCAGGAACTGGGTTACACCGGTGACGCCGGAGATTCCGCCAAGATGAACACCTTCCTTCATAAGGCGCTTCTGAAGAAGCTCGCGGACAATGGCGGCAAGGTGCCCGCCGATCTCCTCAATTGA
- the tuf gene encoding elongation factor Tu: MAKSKFERNKPHVNIGTIGHVDHGKTSLTAAITKYFGEFKAYDQIDAAPEEKARGITISTAHVEYETPARHYAHVDCPGHADYVKNMITGAAQMDGAILVCSAADGPMPQTREHILLARQVGVPAIVVFLNKVDQVDDAELLELVELEVRELLSSYDFPGDDIPVVKGSALAALEDSDKKIGEDAIRELMAAVDAYIPTPERPIDQPFLMPIEDVFSISGRGTVVTGRVERGIVKVGEEVEIVGIRATSKTTVTGVEMFRKLLDQGQAGDNIGALVRGVNRDGVERGQILCKPGSVKPHKKFMAEAYILTKEEGGRHTPFFTNYRPQFYFRTTDVTGIVTLPEGTEMVMPGDNVTVAVELIVPIAMEEKLRFAIREGGRTVGAGIVASIVE; this comes from the coding sequence ATGGCAAAGAGTAAGTTTGAGCGCAATAAGCCGCACGTTAACATCGGCACGATCGGGCACGTTGACCACGGCAAGACGTCCTTGACGGCGGCGATCACGAAGTACTTCGGCGAGTTCAAGGCGTATGACCAGATCGACGCCGCTCCGGAAGAAAAGGCGCGCGGCATCACGATCTCGACGGCGCACGTCGAGTATGAGACGCCGGCTCGCCACTATGCGCACGTCGACTGCCCCGGCCACGCCGACTATGTGAAGAACATGATCACCGGTGCCGCACAGATGGACGGCGCGATCCTGGTTTGCTCGGCCGCCGACGGCCCGATGCCGCAGACGCGCGAGCACATCCTGCTTGCCCGCCAGGTTGGCGTTCCGGCGATCGTGGTGTTCCTGAACAAGGTCGACCAGGTTGACGACGCTGAGCTTCTGGAGCTGGTCGAGCTCGAAGTTCGCGAACTTCTGTCGTCCTACGACTTCCCGGGCGACGACATTCCGGTTGTCAAGGGTTCGGCGCTTGCCGCTCTTGAAGATTCGGACAAGAAGATCGGCGAAGACGCGATCCGCGAGCTGATGGCTGCTGTTGACGCCTACATCCCGACGCCTGAGCGTCCGATCGACCAGCCGTTCCTGATGCCGATCGAAGACGTGTTCTCGATCTCCGGCCGTGGTACGGTTGTGACGGGCCGCGTCGAGCGCGGTATCGTCAAGGTTGGCGAAGAAGTCGAGATCGTCGGCATCCGCGCGACGTCGAAGACGACGGTGACCGGCGTTGAAATGTTCCGCAAGCTGCTCGATCAGGGCCAGGCCGGCGACAACATCGGCGCACTGGTTCGCGGCGTGAACCGTGACGGCGTCGAGCGTGGCCAGATTCTGTGCAAGCCGGGTTCTGTCAAGCCGCACAAGAAGTTCATGGCCGAAGCCTACATCCTGACGAAGGAAGAAGGCGGCCGTCATACGCCGTTCTTCACGAACTACCGTCCGCAGTTCTACTTCCGCACGACGGACGTGACTGGCATCGTGACGCTTCCGGAAGGCACGGAAATGGTCATGCCGGGCGACAACGTCACGGTTGCGGTTGAGCTGATCGTTCCGATCGCGATGGAAGAAAAGCTGCGCTTCGCGATCCGCGAAGGCG